From Deltaproteobacteria bacterium, the proteins below share one genomic window:
- a CDS encoding Fic family protein: protein MFVPPPPQELARLLSDLEKYIHRGDDLPPLVRAALVHVQFETIHPFFDGNGRIGRLLITLLLEHWKLLSEPLLYLSLFFK from the coding sequence ATCTTCGTCCCGCCTCCGCCCCAAGAGCTAGCACGTCTCCTCAGCGATCTTGAGAAGTACATCCACCGCGGCGACGACCTGCCGCCTCTCGTCCGCGCCGCCCTCGTGCACGTCCAGTTCGAGACTATCCACCCGTTTTTCGACGGCAACGGCCGCATCGGTCGCCTGCTCATCACGCTCTTGCTGGAGCACTGGAAGCTGCTCTCCGAGCCGCTGCTTTACTTGAGCCTTTTCTTCAAGC